From a single Rickettsia endosymbiont of Cantharis rufa genomic region:
- the folE gene encoding GTP cyclohydrolase I FolE, whose protein sequence is MTKPSREEAKEAVRTLLKFIGEDPNREGLLKTPDRVINSYTEIFSGYEKDVAEILNTKFYDTCNFQDFISLEGIRFASFCEHHMLPFNGTVHIAYIPDNCIVGISKLARIVNVFSKRLQIQEKMTVQIAESVQENLKPLGVAVKISALHSCMSMRGVMQDNSFMNTMHYTGIFAEQQKYRHEFLNLTAKK, encoded by the coding sequence ATGACCAAACCGTCTAGAGAAGAAGCTAAGGAAGCGGTAAGAACATTATTAAAATTTATCGGCGAAGATCCAAATAGAGAAGGGTTACTTAAAACGCCTGATAGGGTCATTAACAGCTATACGGAAATATTTTCCGGTTATGAAAAGGATGTAGCGGAAATATTAAATACAAAATTTTACGATACTTGTAATTTTCAAGATTTTATTTCGTTGGAAGGCATAAGATTCGCCTCTTTTTGCGAACATCATATGTTGCCTTTTAACGGTACGGTACATATAGCTTATATTCCCGATAATTGCATTGTTGGCATAAGTAAGCTAGCACGAATAGTAAATGTTTTTTCTAAAAGATTACAAATTCAAGAAAAAATGACGGTACAGATAGCAGAAAGTGTGCAAGAGAATTTAAAGCCGCTTGGCGTTGCCGTTAAGATTTCTGCTCTGCATAGCTGTATGTCAATGCGCGGTGTTATGCAAGATAATAGCTTTATGAATACAATGCATTATACGGGTATATTTGCTGAGCAGCAGAAATATCGTCATGAGTTTTTAAACCTTACTGCTAAAAAGTAG
- a CDS encoding CTP synthase: MVRFIFVTGGVVSSLGKGLTAASLAMLLQAKGFKVCVRKLDPYLNVDPGTMNPHEHGEVYVTDDGAETDLDLGHYERFTGVSSCKFDSITTGAIYSKLLKDERLGNYTGVTVQVIPHVTNIIKDFILSSTKGFDFIICEIGGTVGDIEGLPFFEAIRQIGNELKSRNCLFIHLTLLPYVKTARELKTKPTQHSVKELRSIGISPNMLLCRAERNISKREMDKIALFCNIESEHVIPAIDQKNIYLVPIAYHNSGLDNKVLKFFNTNVMPSKLDKWYEIIDRLKNSNSKVRIAIIAKYHKLKDAYKSVIEALDHAGIYYKYKIDLVWINAESLTEEGINKKLLGVDGILVPGGFGERATEGKIIAIKYARTNNIPFLGICLGMQLAMIEIAQNLIGIKDAVTEEFKVDGTKIIEKINKSCENSKITIENVKKTMRLGSYPCSLIPNTIAANAYNKLEINERHRHRYKLNNDFQNIFEKNGIVFSGFSEDKQIVEIIELPFLRWFVGVQFHPEFKSKPFEAHPLFIQFVKAAIEYTQK; encoded by the coding sequence ATGGTACGTTTCATTTTTGTTACCGGCGGCGTTGTTTCGTCACTCGGTAAAGGTCTAACCGCCGCATCTCTTGCTATGCTATTGCAAGCGAAAGGATTTAAAGTGTGCGTACGAAAACTAGATCCATATCTTAATGTTGACCCCGGAACTATGAATCCTCACGAACACGGAGAAGTATATGTAACGGATGACGGAGCAGAAACCGATCTAGATCTTGGGCATTATGAACGTTTTACCGGAGTTTCCTCATGCAAGTTTGATAGCATAACGACAGGAGCGATATACTCAAAATTACTTAAAGATGAACGTCTAGGAAATTACACCGGCGTCACTGTTCAAGTTATCCCGCATGTTACGAATATAATAAAAGATTTTATACTCTCAAGCACCAAGGGTTTTGATTTTATTATTTGTGAAATAGGCGGTACGGTTGGTGATATTGAGGGTTTACCGTTTTTTGAAGCTATAAGGCAAATCGGTAATGAATTAAAAAGCAGAAATTGTTTATTTATTCACTTAACATTATTACCTTATGTTAAAACCGCCCGTGAATTAAAAACAAAACCTACTCAACACTCAGTTAAGGAATTACGCTCTATAGGTATTTCGCCTAATATGTTATTGTGTCGTGCAGAACGTAACATTTCAAAACGTGAAATGGATAAAATAGCTTTATTTTGTAATATAGAGTCTGAACATGTTATTCCAGCAATAGATCAAAAAAATATATATTTAGTACCGATTGCATATCACAATTCAGGTCTTGACAATAAAGTATTAAAATTTTTTAATACTAATGTTATGCCGTCTAAATTAGATAAGTGGTATGAGATAATTGATAGGCTGAAAAATTCTAACTCTAAAGTAAGAATTGCTATAATAGCTAAATATCATAAATTAAAAGATGCTTATAAATCAGTAATCGAAGCACTTGACCATGCCGGTATTTATTATAAATATAAAATTGATCTAGTATGGATAAATGCTGAAAGTCTAACTGAAGAGGGTATTAATAAAAAATTATTAGGCGTGGATGGAATTTTAGTTCCGGGAGGATTTGGAGAACGAGCAACTGAAGGAAAAATTATAGCAATAAAATATGCTCGCACTAATAACATACCTTTTTTAGGTATATGTCTCGGTATGCAACTTGCGATGATTGAAATAGCTCAAAATTTAATCGGTATTAAAGATGCAGTAACGGAAGAATTTAAAGTAGACGGTACAAAAATTATTGAGAAAATAAATAAAAGCTGTGAAAACTCGAAAATAACTATAGAAAATGTAAAAAAGACTATGCGGCTCGGTTCTTACCCTTGTAGTTTAATACCGAATACGATTGCAGCTAATGCTTATAACAAACTTGAAATAAACGAAAGACATCGTCATAGATATAAATTAAACAATGATTTTCAAAATATTTTTGAAAAAAACGGGATAGTATTTAGCGGTTTTTCTGAAGATAAACAAATTGTAGAAATAATTGAATTACCTTTTTTAAGATGGTTTGTGGGAGTACAATTTCATCCCGAGTTTAAATCTAAGCCATTTGAAGCTCATCCGTTATTTATTCAGTTTGTTAAAGCTGCAATTGAGTATACTCAGAAATAA
- a CDS encoding cbb3-type cytochrome c oxidase subunit I — protein sequence MNFTTQLRNNSLTNSWLKLGILSLGLAGLYSIILVVLRTPQLSSFFPNPHIFKSALIIHVNLSVLIWLLSITASVWSLSYPQSSMSFPRKREPILFFLDPHFRGNDILCKLASLSTLLIAISPIAGHNPVINNYIPMLENIIFIWGLSLFGVTLILYAINILYLFDWTNLNSLVNFTILSTIIMFILSFVCFGWSYNGLQNIIEIIPIEIEFYYELLFWSGGHLLQFIYTQILIFIWVILFRELIARELKFQKFYLFSLYLNFIFGIITIFGHVSYDIIDGAFKEFYTNHMKYLGGIAPVLCLVGMGIELVCYFHAPLCHSRESGNLEKKEWIPALAGMTSNDKVIKTTLLCSITLFLLGGLIAMNITGINVVIPAHYHGSIVGISIACMGYSYLGINIIPAGAGIQKKILERMDSRSRGNDIKKRRNDIMSIAVYLLTFGQILHIVGLALAGGYGVMRKDPNSVMPMSAKLLMGMMGGGGLISIVGGLMFVYICVKVMFFKSIKLEYDQTV from the coding sequence ATGAATTTCACTACTCAATTACGAAATAATAGCTTAACTAATTCTTGGCTCAAACTTGGTATTTTATCCTTGGGGCTTGCAGGTTTATACTCAATTATTTTAGTGGTATTACGTACCCCACAATTATCAAGCTTTTTTCCGAATCCGCATATTTTCAAATCCGCTTTAATTATTCATGTTAATTTGTCAGTATTAATTTGGTTATTGTCTATTACTGCTAGTGTTTGGTCTTTGTCATACCCGCAATCCTCTATGTCATTCCCGCGAAAGCGAGAACCTATTCTTTTTTTTCTAGATCCCCACTTCCGCGGGAACGACATACTGTGCAAACTCGCTTCTCTATCTACTCTCCTGATCGCTATTTCCCCAATAGCAGGGCATAATCCGGTGATTAATAATTATATACCAATGCTTGAGAATATAATATTTATTTGGGGATTAAGCTTATTTGGCGTTACGCTGATATTATATGCAATAAATATTTTATACCTCTTCGATTGGACGAACTTAAATAGTCTAGTTAATTTTACCATATTATCAACTATTATAATGTTTATTTTAAGTTTCGTTTGTTTTGGATGGTCTTATAACGGCTTGCAAAATATTATTGAAATTATTCCAATTGAGATAGAATTTTATTATGAATTACTTTTTTGGAGCGGTGGTCATTTATTACAATTTATATATACCCAAATATTAATATTTATTTGGGTTATTTTATTTAGAGAGTTAATAGCTAGAGAATTAAAATTCCAAAAATTTTATCTATTCTCACTTTATTTGAATTTCATTTTTGGTATTATTACTATATTCGGCCATGTGTCTTATGACATTATCGACGGAGCATTTAAAGAATTCTATACAAATCATATGAAATATCTAGGCGGCATTGCTCCTGTTTTATGTTTGGTCGGTATGGGGATTGAGTTAGTGTGTTATTTCCACGCACCTTTATGTCATTCTCGCGAGAGCGGGAATCTAGAAAAAAAAGAATGGATTCCCGCTCTCGCGGGAATGACATCAAATGACAAAGTAATCAAAACCACCTTACTTTGCTCCATTACTTTATTCTTACTCGGTGGGCTTATTGCAATGAATATCACAGGTATAAACGTAGTAATTCCTGCTCATTATCATGGCTCTATAGTAGGGATCAGTATTGCTTGCATGGGGTATAGTTATTTGGGTATAAATATCATTCCCGCAGGAGCGGGAATCCAGAAAAAAATATTAGAAAGAATGGATTCCCGCTCCCGCGGGAATGATATAAAGAAACGCAGGAATGACATAATGAGTATAGCCGTCTACCTCCTAACATTCGGGCAGATTCTGCATATAGTCGGGCTGGCACTTGCTGGTGGTTACGGGGTTATGCGTAAGGATCCAAATAGCGTTATGCCGATGTCAGCTAAGCTATTAATGGGAATGATGGGCGGGGGAGGGTTGATTTCTATAGTAGGCGGCTTGATGTTTGTATATATTTGTGTTAAAGTAATGTTTTTTAAAAGCATAAAATTAGAATATGACCAAACCGTCTAG
- a CDS encoding 3-deoxy-manno-octulosonate cytidylyltransferase, with amino-acid sequence MRHQDVAIIIPSRLSSTRLKQKPLQLIGSITLIERVFKQVIQADFEHTYVATDSEEIANIIKKAGGKVIFTDSAIPTGTDRTYEAFKLIPNNQNINYIVNVQGDMPFIEPSSILKIIEYLKNSEYDIVTPVVKVDRGSVEASSNITVAVDSAGKALYFSRSLIPNGTEEFLYHVGMYGFRKSALEKFVSLKPTFLEKTERLEQLRILENGMTIGTCLVDNVPISVDTEEDLKKAIKFYENISKIGL; translated from the coding sequence ATGCGGCATCAGGACGTGGCTATAATTATTCCCTCAAGACTAAGTTCAACTAGGCTTAAACAAAAACCTTTACAACTTATCGGCTCTATAACTTTAATCGAGAGAGTATTTAAACAAGTAATTCAGGCGGACTTTGAACATACATACGTTGCGACCGACTCGGAAGAGATAGCAAACATTATTAAAAAAGCTGGGGGGAAAGTAATATTCACGGATAGTGCTATCCCAACCGGTACTGACCGTACTTACGAAGCTTTTAAATTAATTCCAAATAATCAAAATATTAATTACATAGTTAATGTACAGGGAGATATGCCTTTCATTGAACCTAGCTCTATTTTGAAAATTATAGAGTATTTAAAAAACAGCGAATACGATATTGTTACACCGGTAGTAAAAGTAGATAGGGGATCAGTGGAAGCTAGTAGTAATATTACCGTAGCCGTTGACTCGGCGGGGAAAGCATTGTATTTTTCGCGTAGTCTTATTCCAAACGGTACAGAAGAATTTTTATATCATGTAGGCATGTATGGCTTTCGTAAAAGTGCTTTAGAAAAATTTGTATCTCTTAAGCCAACTTTTTTAGAAAAAACAGAACGTTTAGAACAATTACGTATTCTTGAAAATGGTATGACTATAGGTACATGTCTAGTTGATAATGTTCCTATTTCCGTAGATACGGAAGAAGATTTAAAAAAAGCAATAAAATTTTACGAAAATATTAGTAAAATAGGTTTATAA
- a CDS encoding IS1 family transposase, producing the protein MNHSINTIEVIIAPEIDEQWSYVQNKSKQRWLWYSLDKILLKVVAYTFGTRCDSTSESLLKKTGGF; encoded by the coding sequence ATAAATCATTCTATCAATACGATAGAAGTAATTATTGCTCCTGAAATAGATGAACAATGGTCTTATGTACAGAATAAATCCAAACAAAGATGGCTTTGGTATTCTTTGGATAAGATTTTGTTAAAAGTAGTTGCTTATACTTTTGGTACAAGATGTGATAGCACATCAGAATCATTACTGAAAAAAACCGGAGGATTTTAA
- the proS gene encoding proline--tRNA ligase, with translation MLLSKYFLPVLKEEPSEAQVTSHKLMLRSGMIRQQAAGIYTWLPLGLKVLMNIENIVRSNMDKAGALEVLMPCIQPAHLWMESGRFDNYGKEMLKFQDRHDNTLLFGPTNEDMITDIFRHNIKSYKDLPKNLYHIQWKFRDEIRPRFGVMRGREFLMKDAYSFDINEENAVKTYNQMYKVYINTFRDLGVFAIPVIADNGPIGGNLSHEFHIIAETGESTIYYDKRFKALKDNSDIDVEEIKGWYAAVEEKHDVNKLPISGQEITSSKGIEVGHIFYIGSKYSVNMNALINDEHGKLTPVEMSSYGIGISRLVAAIIEANCDEKGIIWPSSIAPFKVSLINLNIHDSKCVELAAKAYKELSDQNIEVLYDDTEARSGSKFATHDLIGSPYQIIIGPKKAANNIVELKDRKIGVMEDIVADSLINCIK, from the coding sequence ATGTTATTATCAAAATATTTTTTGCCTGTTTTAAAGGAAGAACCAAGTGAAGCTCAAGTAACTTCGCATAAATTAATGCTTAGAAGCGGAATGATTAGACAACAAGCAGCAGGGATTTATACTTGGCTTCCACTCGGTTTAAAGGTACTTATGAATATCGAGAATATAGTACGCTCGAATATGGATAAAGCGGGAGCTTTAGAAGTCTTAATGCCTTGCATTCAACCGGCACATTTATGGATGGAATCGGGGCGTTTTGATAATTACGGTAAGGAAATGTTAAAATTTCAAGATCGTCACGATAATACCTTACTATTTGGCCCAACTAACGAAGATATGATTACGGATATTTTTCGTCATAATATTAAGTCATATAAGGATTTGCCAAAAAACCTTTATCATATCCAATGGAAATTTCGTGATGAGATTAGACCACGTTTTGGTGTTATGAGAGGACGAGAGTTTCTTATGAAAGATGCTTATTCTTTTGATATAAACGAAGAAAATGCCGTAAAAACTTATAATCAAATGTATAAGGTTTATATTAATACTTTCAGGGATTTAGGCGTATTTGCTATTCCTGTTATTGCTGATAATGGTCCGATAGGCGGTAATTTAAGCCATGAATTTCATATTATTGCTGAAACTGGTGAAAGTACTATTTATTACGATAAAAGATTTAAGGCGTTAAAAGATAATTCTGATATTGATGTAGAGGAAATTAAAGGCTGGTACGCAGCCGTCGAAGAAAAGCATGACGTGAATAAATTACCTATATCTGGACAAGAAATAACTAGCAGTAAAGGGATAGAAGTTGGGCATATTTTTTATATTGGCTCAAAATATTCGGTTAATATGAATGCTCTTATTAATGATGAGCATGGTAAACTTACTCCTGTTGAAATGAGTTCTTACGGCATAGGTATTTCAAGGTTAGTGGCGGCTATCATAGAAGCAAATTGTGATGAGAAAGGTATCATATGGCCTTCTAGCATTGCTCCCTTTAAAGTTTCTTTAATTAATTTAAATATTCATGATAGTAAATGCGTAGAGCTTGCGGCAAAAGCTTATAAAGAGTTATCAGATCAAAATATAGAAGTATTGTATGACGATACCGAAGCACGTTCCGGCAGTAAATTCGCTACGCACGACCTTATCGGCTCGCCTTATCAAATTATAATCGGTCCTAAAAAAGCCGCAAATAATATCGTTGAATTAAAAGACCGTAAAATCGGAGTGATGGAGGATATTGTGGCAGATAGTCTTATTAATTGTATCAAATAA